ACCAGCTGAGCCCGCAGCTGTACCAACTCCTCTTCGAGGCGCGGCACCGCTTCCAACCTGAGTTCTGCCTGAGCCAACATACGCCGTACGACGGCCGTATCCTCGCGCTCGCGCTCGGCATCTTGGGTCAGTCGTTCGATCTCAGCGGATTGACCAGCGGATTTGCCGGCGAGCGTGTCGCGCTCCGTGGTGATCTGGAGCAATTGCGCTGCGAGCGCGTCTCGTTCTGCCTCCAGCGCTTCGCCGTTGGCGCTGTACACGGAAAGCTCGTGCATCGCCTGGGCCAACGCTGCATCCGCTTCGGAGGCAGCCTCCTCGGCGACTTTGGAAAGCTCAGAGCCCAGCGCGGAAAGCAGCCGCGTATTTGGCTCGGATAGCTTACGGGGCACGGGTTTCTGGCGGCCTTGCCAGATCGTCCAGTGTCGGTGAATCGTATTCATACTGCCGCTGCCGATACGCTCCCGGACAGCCGCCAACGTTGCTTTGCGTCCCTCCGCAAGCAGCGCATCGGCCGCGGCTGCGACAACTTCATAGGCAATGCCAATCCGCGCCATATCGTATCCTCTCGGGTTCTGTATCATATCGTATTCTATATCACTACGATATGAAAGCCGTTTGTCGCGACGGCCGAATGGAGAGGAAGACGCGTTGTTTCCGCTCCCATCGACGGAGACGCTTTGGGGCCAATGAGCTGGCGCGAATTTCCGACCAGGAACTATCGGCTGTCATCCACGCCTTGGATAAGGCCCCAAGGCGCCGCACAGAGTCGAGGCGAGAGTCGAAGTCCTCGCCTGGGATTGCGCGCCCGATTTGGAAAAGGTGGTCCTGAGGGGACCGACCGGTGCGACCGCTATCATCCGGCTTCTTAGCACAGACCTATGAGATTGCCGCCCTGCGGAGCCAGTGGCAAAGACCGTGCGCGGCGAGCGCATCAGCGCGCGCTCGGTGCCACCGCCCCTCCCACACGTGCTGCGCGGTGCTGGTTGGCTGGACTGCTCCTCATCGGGTGCAAACTGGCCCTTGCCGACCCTTCTCGGTCATCCAGGGGCCTCGGTCTGAATGACTGAT
This DNA window, taken from Cupriavidus sp. D39, encodes the following:
- a CDS encoding DNA-binding protein, with product MARIGIAYEVVAAAADALLAEGRKATLAAVRERIGSGSMNTIHRHWTIWQGRQKPVPRKLSEPNTRLLSALGSELSKVAEEAASEADAALAQAMHELSVYSANGEALEAERDALAAQLLQITTERDTLAGKSAGQSAEIERLTQDAEREREDTAVVRRMLAQAELRLEAVPRLEEELVQLRAQLVAEQTARTEAEKMAAVAEARRAAAEAAQAQAEARLASAEQREGRVRVELVEAQAAHQSTRERLIEAVGVAAGAQAELKAWREKQAEAAKQAETKGHAELDAHGAGSAAQRPARSRKPVQGN